The following proteins are co-located in the Thermus thermophilus HB8 genome:
- the phoU gene encoding phosphate signaling complex protein PhoU: MREALDRALNQLLEESLRMLSLVREMTQEATEALVQADRAKAQGVVAKDKEVDALELKVENQAIAVIARHQPVASDLRLIFTVIKALTDLERAGDYAMHVAEDALLLAQEPPLKRYVTLPEMGRRLTEMMDALAKAVAERDAALARRVLEMDDQVDGLYEEVTRELITYMMEDPRTITKALTLMRVARSYERLGDHLENIAERVIYWLTGEVYKAPEDVY; encoded by the coding sequence ATGCGGGAAGCGTTGGACCGAGCCTTGAACCAGCTTCTGGAAGAGAGCCTGAGGATGCTCTCCCTGGTGCGGGAGATGACCCAGGAGGCCACGGAGGCCCTGGTCCAGGCGGACCGGGCCAAGGCCCAGGGGGTGGTGGCCAAGGACAAGGAGGTGGACGCCCTAGAGCTCAAGGTGGAGAACCAGGCCATCGCCGTCATCGCCCGCCACCAGCCCGTGGCCTCGGACCTGCGCCTGATCTTCACCGTGATCAAGGCCCTCACCGATCTGGAGCGGGCGGGGGACTACGCCATGCACGTGGCCGAGGATGCCCTCCTCCTCGCCCAGGAGCCGCCCTTGAAGCGGTACGTGACCCTCCCCGAGATGGGGCGCAGGCTCACGGAGATGATGGACGCCCTGGCCAAGGCGGTGGCCGAGCGGGACGCGGCCTTGGCGCGCCGGGTCCTGGAGATGGACGACCAGGTGGACGGCCTTTACGAGGAGGTGACCCGGGAGCTCATCACCTACATGATGGAGGACCCCCGGACCATCACCAAGGCCCTGACCCTGATGCGGGTGGCCCGGAGCTACGAAAGGCTCGGGGACCACCTGGAAAACATCGCCGAAAGGGTCATCTACTGGCTTACCGGTGAGGTG
- a CDS encoding ATP-binding protein, with the protein MSPEAWTLPWEEAREGLVVHRDRQVVYLNPAAAELLAVDREKVRGLPLILALRDHRLEALALEGGEAVLEVRGRVLSARARPGLLYLLDVTEARRRGLEAEEAGALLAHEFRTPLAGMAVLLRALAPKDPREAQVLDLLKKEVARLTRLVESLAHLRPGRREAFALEDLWLRLSALMQDRLRGRRVEVALGHRVEADPEALLQILLNLLDNALKYGQDPIRLLSRVRGGRLYLEVRDRGAPLPDYEGLFQPGRRGGEGSGQGLGLYLVRRLAQGLGGGAYALREGEENVFGVWLPVD; encoded by the coding sequence GTGAGCCCCGAGGCCTGGACCCTTCCTTGGGAGGAGGCCCGGGAGGGGCTCGTTGTGCACCGGGACAGGCAGGTGGTCTACCTCAACCCCGCGGCGGCGGAGCTTCTTGCGGTGGACCGGGAGAAGGTCCGGGGCCTGCCCCTCATCCTGGCCCTGCGGGACCACCGCCTGGAGGCCTTGGCCCTAGAGGGGGGAGAGGCGGTGTTGGAGGTGCGGGGCCGGGTTCTTTCGGCGCGGGCCCGCCCGGGCCTCCTCTACCTCCTGGACGTGACCGAGGCCCGGCGCCGGGGCCTCGAGGCGGAGGAGGCCGGGGCTCTCCTCGCTCACGAGTTCCGCACCCCCCTCGCCGGGATGGCCGTCCTCCTCCGGGCCCTCGCCCCCAAGGACCCCCGGGAGGCCCAGGTCCTGGACCTCCTCAAGAAGGAGGTGGCCCGGCTCACCCGGCTGGTGGAAAGCCTCGCCCACCTCCGGCCCGGCCGCCGGGAGGCCTTCGCCCTGGAGGACCTCTGGCTCCGCCTTTCCGCCCTCATGCAGGACCGCCTTCGGGGAAGGCGGGTGGAGGTGGCCCTGGGGCACCGGGTGGAGGCGGACCCCGAGGCCCTCCTCCAGATCCTCCTCAACCTCCTGGACAACGCCCTCAAGTACGGCCAAGACCCCATCCGCCTTCTGAGCCGGGTCCGGGGCGGCCGGCTCTACCTAGAGGTGCGGGACCGGGGGGCGCCCCTTCCCGACTACGAGGGCCTTTTCCAGCCGGGTCGGCGGGGAGGGGAGGGCTCGGGCCAGGGGCTCGGCCTCTACCTGGTGCGCCGCCTGGCCCAGGGCCTGGGCGGGGGGGCTTACGCCTTGCGCGAAGGGGAGGAGAACGTCTTCGGCGTCTGGCTCCCCGTAGACTGA
- a CDS encoding response regulator transcription factor, producing MATLLLVEDEPSLRLGLRLALEGAGHRVLEAATAQEAWPLLREAELVVLDWMLPDEPGVRLLDRMRQGPYESLPVLMLTARAGVRDRVEGLSRGADDYLVKPFAVEELLARLEALLRRAGKRKVLRRGPLLLDLERMEARLEGNPLPLTRREFALLAYLAERPGRVCTREELLEAVWGPDYLGTPRTVDQHVLQLREKLGEDPKAPRFLETVRGVGYRFREEA from the coding sequence GTGGCCACCCTGCTTCTGGTGGAGGACGAGCCCAGCCTGCGCCTGGGGTTGCGGCTGGCCCTCGAGGGGGCGGGGCACCGGGTTTTGGAGGCGGCCACCGCGCAGGAGGCCTGGCCCCTCCTGCGGGAGGCGGAGCTCGTGGTCCTGGACTGGATGCTCCCCGACGAGCCCGGGGTGCGCCTCCTGGACCGGATGCGCCAGGGCCCCTACGAGTCCCTCCCCGTCCTGATGCTCACGGCCCGGGCCGGGGTGCGGGACCGGGTGGAGGGGCTTTCCCGCGGGGCCGACGACTACCTGGTGAAGCCCTTCGCCGTGGAGGAGCTTCTGGCCCGCCTCGAGGCCCTCTTGCGCCGGGCGGGGAAGCGCAAGGTGCTGAGGCGGGGCCCCCTCCTCCTGGACCTGGAGCGGATGGAGGCCCGCCTGGAAGGCAACCCCCTCCCCCTCACCCGGCGGGAGTTTGCCCTCCTCGCCTACCTGGCGGAGCGGCCGGGCCGGGTCTGCACCCGGGAAGAGCTCCTGGAGGCGGTCTGGGGCCCGGACTACCTCGGCACCCCCAGGACCGTGGACCAGCACGTCCTCCAGCTCAGGGAGAAGCTCGGGGAGGACCCCAAGGCCCCCCGCTTCCTGGAGACGGTGCGGGGCGTGGGGTACCGCTTCCGGGAGGAGGCGTGA
- a CDS encoding alanyl-tRNA editing protein — translation MRLYQLDSYATRFQARVERVWSDEKGHYAVLSQTLFYPESGGQPADRGVLRGPFGEVQVLHAYEEEKAFGDVVHVLSAPIPEGVEVEGEIDWPRRFRHMQRHTAQHLLSQALLRAGGYHTVAVSLDSPVCTVDLEEEAEEAGVLEAEALANFAVYADYPVEAFYVSEEELARYPLRRPPKVRGKVRLVRIGDFDLAACGGTHLKTSAQAGPIKVLKWERYKGGTRVYFMAGWEALEDYHAKHALLARLALAFSTNPLELEKPIRKLQDELYALKGENQALREGLAEALLPRALEEKALLVPLPVLGELGKRLARFEGTFLLVAPEGRFVAVGPRRGEVLERLKALGGRGGGKEAVQGALPPGRAVEALARVRELL, via the coding sequence ATGAGGCTCTACCAGCTGGACAGCTACGCCACCCGCTTCCAGGCCCGGGTGGAGCGGGTCTGGAGCGACGAAAAGGGGCACTACGCGGTGCTTTCCCAGACCCTCTTCTACCCCGAGTCCGGGGGGCAGCCCGCGGACCGAGGGGTCCTCAGGGGGCCTTTCGGCGAGGTCCAGGTCCTCCACGCCTACGAGGAGGAGAAGGCCTTCGGGGACGTGGTCCACGTGCTCTCCGCGCCCATCCCAGAGGGCGTGGAGGTGGAGGGGGAGATTGACTGGCCGAGGCGCTTCCGCCACATGCAGCGCCACACCGCCCAGCACCTCCTCTCCCAGGCCCTCCTCAGGGCCGGGGGCTACCACACCGTGGCCGTGAGCCTGGACTCCCCGGTGTGCACCGTGGACCTCGAGGAGGAGGCCGAGGAAGCGGGGGTCCTCGAGGCCGAGGCCCTCGCCAACTTCGCCGTCTACGCCGACTACCCGGTGGAGGCCTTTTACGTCTCCGAGGAGGAGCTCGCCCGCTACCCCCTGAGGCGCCCCCCCAAGGTCCGGGGCAAGGTGCGCCTGGTGCGGATCGGCGACTTTGACCTCGCCGCCTGCGGGGGGACCCACCTCAAGACCAGCGCCCAGGCAGGGCCCATCAAGGTCCTCAAGTGGGAGCGGTACAAGGGAGGGACGCGGGTGTACTTCATGGCCGGCTGGGAGGCCCTGGAGGACTACCACGCCAAGCACGCCCTCCTTGCCCGCCTGGCCCTCGCCTTCTCCACGAACCCCTTGGAGCTGGAGAAGCCCATAAGGAAGCTCCAGGACGAGCTCTACGCCCTAAAGGGGGAGAACCAGGCCCTGAGGGAGGGGCTTGCGGAGGCCCTCCTGCCCAGGGCCCTGGAGGAGAAGGCCCTCCTCGTCCCCCTCCCCGTCCTCGGGGAGCTCGGCAAGAGGCTCGCCCGCTTTGAGGGCACCTTCCTCCTCGTCGCCCCCGAGGGGCGGTTCGTGGCCGTGGGGCCGAGGCGGGGGGAGGTGCTGGAGCGCCTCAAGGCCCTGGGGGGCCGGGGAGGAGGGAAGGAGGCGGTCCAGGGCGCCCTTCCCCCGGGGCGGGCGGTGGAGGCTTTGGCCCGGGTGCGGGAACTGCTCTGA